The sequence ACGGCGCCGGGTTCGCGTGTGGAGCTGATCCGGCTGCTCCGCTCCGAGATGAAGCACAAGCGAGGATGGCAGGAGCAAAGCCTAGGCTACACGGCGGGGGCTCAAGATGCACGGTGAAAATTCTTTTTAACGAAGGGTTTTATTTACAagttttagaaataattaaacCTAATTAACGAACGATTTAATGCTTATTCACATTCGGAAAGAGCGCTCAGCTCTCACATCTTCAAAGCTGAAAGTCCGGGACGCTTTCAGAGAGCGCCGTGCGGCTGCTCCGCCCACAGCCCGCCGAGGGGACAGCCCCAAAAAGAGCCCCTTGCAGCGCCCAACGCAGCCCGCAGGCTacggacggacagacggacagacacCTCAGGCCGACTGCTTTGTGACACCGTCAGATACAGCCATGGGTGGCAGCAGCACGGGGCTTTGGGCTTCTCCATGCTATGGGCACAGCCCTCAGGCTGGAGAAGGTCAATCAGAGCCACggaagaaagcagcttttctttacCCAAATCAGAGCTTTGCAGGCCTCTGTCAGTTCTCCAGGAGAGGCAGCGTATTTCCCTTCCTTTAAAATACACCGTGAGGATATTCTGCCCTTCTGAAATGAATTCCTCCTCTGCCAAGAGCTATCCCACCTCCAGTTCAGCTCTTTGCAACCTCCCTCCATCTCTACCTTTCAGGATTtgttctcttaaaaagaaattgctttcaCCCCCGACAAGCAGCACACTCAATagcaaaaggagagagagacgctgggctctgctcccagggGTGGCAGCGAGCACCAGGCCAAACCACTGCACGCCCTCGGTCCTCCTAGGGCTCCCCTCCCCGGTGGATCTGCTGGTGCCGGAGCAGCGCGGAGCTGACGGTGAAGCCCTTCCCGCAGTCCGCACAGCCGTAGGGCCGCTCCCCGCTGTGGATGCGGCGGTGCTGGATGAGGTGGGCGCTCTGCCGAAAGCTGTCCCCGCAGTCGGAGCAGGCGTAGGGCCTCTCCCCGGTGTGGACCCTGTGGTGACGGAGCAGGGCCGACCTCTACAAGAAGCTCTTCCCGCACTCGGCACACTCGAAGGGCCGCTCCCCGGTGTGGAAGCGGCGGTGCTGGATGAGGTGGGAGCTCACCGTGAAGCTCTTCCCGCACTCGGTGCAGCCGTAAGGGCGCTCGCCCAGGTGGAACCGCCGGTGCTGGATAAGGGCAGAACTCACCGTGAAGCTCTTCCCGCACTCGGAGCACTCATAGGGTTTCTCCCCGCTGTGGACCCGCTGGTGCTTCATGAGCTCGGAGCTCTGGCTGAAGCTCTTCCCGCACTCCACACACTTGTAGGGTTTCTCTCCAGTGTGGACCCGTTGGTGCCGTGTGAGGGCTGAGCTCACGCTGAAGCTCTTCCCGCAGTCGCCGCACTCATAGGGTTTCTCCCCAGTGTGCACCCGTTGGTGCTGGACAAGCTGGGAGTTCCCAGAGAAGCATTTCCCACACTCTGTGCATTTGTAGGGCTTCTCCCCCGTGTGGGTTACCTGGTGGCGGATCAGCTTGGAGCTCATgctgaagctcttcccacactcgGCACAGGCGTAGGGCCGCTCCCCAGTGTGGGTCCTCTGGTGCTGGATGAGGTGTGACCGCTGCCTGAAGCTCTCCCCGCAGTCGGTGCAGGTGAAGGGTTTCTCTCCAGTGTGGATTCTCCGATGCTGGATGAGGTTGGAGCTCACCCTGAAGCTCTTCCCGCAGTCCCCACATATTGTCAGTCTCGCCGCAGCAGGATTTCTCTGCTGGATGATATCTGGCAGCCTCCTGAAGTTCTTTCCACGTACCATCACCCGGCTTTGCCTCTTCCCCAGGGGAGGTTTCTGAGCCCTTTCTGACCTGCGTAGGTGAACCGAGTCCTGTTCAGGGCTCTGAGAGCTCTTCTCCTTGGGTAGTGCTGGCTTTGCTGGCCCAGGAATGCCCCAGTGGGGAGTCTCCTCTTTCTTGCTCTCAATCCCATCCTCAGCTGTTAGAAAATGAGAATCCAGAGAGATGTCATATGCAAGAAAGGAGGCCTTGGACAAGAGAAATCAAAAGGGGGCAAATTCTAAAAATTCAGCAGCTTGAATTTAAGGTTAAAATGTTCTGATAACTTCTTCCCACCTACTCGGAGGATTTTGCAGTGTTCACAGCGTCAGGAACAAACTCTGGAAATTATCCAGGGCTTATTGGCACATCACAGGTAAAAGTTTAGTGCTCAAATGGAAAAGATAGCTGCTATTCTGAGATATTATATctaaaaatattagaaattgAACAGGCAGAGAAAGGCCATAAAGAACTATCTTGTGCAGCAGGCACAGGCAAATACCCGCCCTCTTATTCACAAAGTCTTGGAGAACCACCACTGACTGAAATCTATGCCATGCAGACTCAAGGTCACTTGAAAGCCTTTCCAGGGCAAGGCGCCTGCACGGATTTCTAGGGCATTTATGCAGAGCAGTGACTGTTTCCAGCTCACTGCTGAAGTGTGGTTTAATGAGCATCCTAAAAGGATCAAAAACTCGAATCCCCAACAATGCTGTGGCTTTGCAGGCTTATACCTTAAACTGGCAAGACAGAAGGTGTGAACGCTTAGGGAGAAATGGCAACATGGATTATCACagaatagcttaggttggaggggacctcaaagatcatacAGTTCCACCCCCCTACCATGGGCTGGGTGCCAACCaatagatcaggctgcccaggatcccgccctaaatgcctccagggatggatgtATCATCATACAGGTCAACCAGGCCGATAGATTTCCATGTGAAATGGATGACTTGCTGCTGACTATACATAAACTCAAAATATGGGATGGGCTGAGAAGTAAAGCCACAGAAACAGAGACctccagatttttttctaaagtggGATGGATTTGACTGCTATTTCCTGACACTCTGAAAACTCTTGTGAAATAAACAGGCAGCATATCGGCCCTGTGGGATTGATGCACAAACCACAGATGCTTCCTGTGGTCTGGCAGAGCTGTGATAAGGAACTGTGTGCCTTGGAAGAGGAGAGTCAGTACTGAGTTGTAAGCAGGCAATTAAGGAAGGAGAGTCTACAATTTTTAACCAAACCAATACATGTACCTACTTAATCTTCCTCTTTCTAGTCAGTGTAAGAAAACATCACAATATGATTTCACAGAGAACTCCTAAGTGGCTTTTCATGACAATTTGGTGTGGTTCCCTCATGGTTTTCATTAATGTAATCccctgaaagaaacagaaacgAGAACATTGCTGTTCACCACAAAGGCACTTCCATTTGACTGCAGTTACATCCATCCAGGCCTGAAAGAAAAGTGAACGATATCCAAAGACAGGTTAAAAGGATGACATTTTTGGCAGGCCAGTATGAAGCTCTTAACCTCTACATCAGACTTACTTGGGGAAGATCAGAAGTTTTAAGCTTCCTATCACGGTGACTACTGGTATGGCTCCAGCTCTCCATCATGAAACTTCTACGACCGTTTTTGTTTGATGCCTGACCTATCTGACATCTTCACTGGCACCCAGGACAAGTTGTTTGTAAAAGGTTTAATCAACATCATGGTGAGCAGAAGTCACTGGAAGgattttaaatggaagaatGGCAGAGCATGTTGAAGAGGTGTCACTGTATACTGATTCCCTTCTCTGGCATCATCCATTTCTGGCCAGTCCTGGGATCCCTAAGACATGGCTTAGACTTGGGTCTAAGCCAGCAGGTCTTGCTCATAGAACTTCACAACACAGCTGGACTCCTGGCTGCTGTACCTCATTGTCAGGTGGCTGGATGTGATGGCAGAGGGAGGCTTTGAGGCAACATCCAGGGAGCGGGAAGCCCCGCAGACATTCcaagcaaatgaacaaaagcTGGAATAAGAGATTTAGTGACGATGACCAAGGAAGGGCCAGCATGGCCTTTGGAAAGAGAAGTCTCACCTTAGGAACCACAGAGCTCTTCAGAGGCGTCATCCATTTTAGCAGAAGGGAGATGTGGTGTCTAAAAGCATTCCTCAACATTTGCCCTTCACATGAACTGAAGAAGACACGAAGCTGCTACTCAAGGAGTGACCAAAATAATGTGGTGAcggagggaaaggggaaagatcTGCCGGTGACTCCATTCCATTCAGGGCCAAAGAGACAAATGCTGACTGCGAGGATCAACTGTGGCAGAAGCTCATGGCACTGAGCAGCTAGGTGACGGGTAATGACAGCTAAACAGAGAGAGCTGCGGGAGGGGGGAAAGCCTCTGCACCTTGTGCTGAGCctggggagacctcagtgcCGTGCTGGAGCAGCAAACAAAGGAGGTCCACACCGGACGAAGCACGTGGAGATGCAGCACGGCCTGCTCCTCCACCCACCGACAGCCCAGGTTGGTGCAGGCAGAGCCGCACCGCCTTACCTGGGCAGGAGCCGCGCAGACCCGCCCGCCCCTCGCAGGCACGCAGACGGGAGAACCACCGCTCCGCCTTCGGGTCCGCGTGGGAGATCATGTCCGTCCCCGAGGTCCTGCAGGCGGGCAGGGAGGCCGGCCCGGCTCCGCCCGGTAACGGGGAGCTACAACAGCGGGTCCTACCCAACCGACGCNNNNNNNNNNNNNNNNNNNNNNNNNNNNNNNNNNNNNNNNNNNNNNNNNNNNNNNNNNNNNNNNNNNNNNNNNNNNNNNNNNNNNNNNNNNNNNNNNNNNAGGGCAGCGCGCGGGGCGCCGAGAGACGGAAAGCCGGGGCTCCGTGCCGCGGGCAGAGCGGCCTCGGGAGGTGAAGCCGGAGGGAGGTGGGGAGGCCCGGCTGTGCGGGCGCTCCGCAGCGCGGAGACGGAAGGGTCGGGTGTGCTGGGGCCCGAAATGTCACCGCGCGGGAAGCGAGGGCGAGGGCTTGGAAACAGGCGGAACAGGGGCTGTCGTACGGCCCGCCGAGGGGCTGCGGGGAAAGGGGAGCGGGGCCGGCCGTGTCGGAACAGACGGGGAGAGAGAAGCGCTGCGGCCCACGGGGACGGTGTTGGTGGTGTCCGTCAGCGCGTTGGCTGCTCCCTGTGAAACGAGAAGAGCCCTTCCCGCTAATGGATGCCGTTGTGCAACAGCGCATTCCCGTTAGGAAATACTAGCAGGAGGCTTTAGCCATGGGAGCGCACAGACCTCGGTTCTGCCTCCCACGGGGAtcggagcagcagctgccacagcTGTTACGGAGGCGTttggctgctgggagctgcagactGGGACGGGCCCCTTGTGCTGCTGTCCTCTGTCTGAAGGAGCCACGCTCAGGCTGAAACCTTTCAGGGTCTCTGCAAGCGTGGGTGTGTGAGTACAGGATGACCATAACGCATTGCTCATTCATACTTAGGAACAGAACAACCTCGGGTCACCGTGGGAAGTGCACGCTGAGAACTTCCCCAAAGGTTTCCCTGACTGAATGGTGCAGCCATATCCACTTGCCCAAGAGATCTCTGGAGCATCCAGCGACGTGGCTGCTCTGTTGTCCCTGGGCATTCTGTGAGGAAGATAGAAAGAGAACAACCTTATGAATGCCTGCAAGGCTGCACCGTGGTGTGGGCTGGGGCAGAAGGGGCTGAGGCTGTGATGAGAGTGGGAGGGTGGAGCAGCTCTTCCAGGCATGCCCTGAGCTGGGCTCTGGTGGCTGGGTCAGGCTGTGCTGAGTACCTACCAGTGTGACTGGGACAGGCAGCAGAGAGTGAACTTCTCTTTCAGAGCCTCAGCCCTTCCCAAGACAGAAGGCTGTGCCGAGTTCATGCTGTGCTCCCTCAACAGGTCCTACACAGCTTCAGTCCACCTGAAGTTTGGTTCCTCAGGCACCTCCTCTGACTGGAGCCTGTCTCAGCTACTGTTAAGGAGGGAAGGCGTCTGTCAGTGccatgtttcattttctgagcaTATTTTTGGAACTCACCTCCCAGCTGACCACGCTTTGTGCATGTGAAGTCATGCAGTGATGCAAAGCACGGTTACTGCTCTCCTTCAGGATGGAGCACAACTAGTGGATGCTCTCCTCCAGCTAAAGGTGCTCTGACAGGGGCCAGGGTGTGCCCACAGCACCAACACTGTTTTGGGGGTTCTGCATTCTCAAACAGTCACTCCCAGAGCCAGCCTTTCTCACCGATACCACAAGAGGAGGGCTGCAGGCTCCCCTGCACCTTCAATTTAGAACTAGACAGATAAATACTTGCATTTAAGGCGTGTGGTTGGTGCAGAGGTCTTCCAGCTCAAGTGGTTTTGGAAGGAGGCAGGCAGTCTTCTGTAGCTGCTCAGATCTAAGGTCTTCTTTTTGCTATAGGTAAGGAGAAGAATGACATTAAGTCTTCCCCATCTGTCTGTAGTGCCATTATAAAattctctgtttgttttcttacagtTGCTTTAGTCAGAAGATAATAACTTAGCCTGAAAGAAGCTGTCTTTAACATTCTTTTGGTATAATTTCTGTAGGGCCTGCAGCCAGGCCGTGCATTACTGCTGGTGGCATTACCATGGGATGTGCATGTGCTGAATGTCTGATAGTGCTGAGACAGTTTTCCTACACGAAGGCACGTTTACTTTGCGCTGGGATAAGATTGATGGCTGCCAGCTGAGAGCAGGAGCAAATAGTATTTAAGCAGTgtaaagattaaaataataataaaggcagcagggctgagttTAATTTCAGGATTTGAGACAGGTTCGCCAGCTTCTAAGTGAAACGTGAAAGGACACAGCAACGAGGAGCTGCTCTCCCAGAGTGACCCATGcaaagctgctgagagcagGGAGGGCAGGGAACTGGAGAACACCAGCTGGGTACTGATAGCATCGCTGTCTGATGTTCTAAGAGGGGAACAGTTAATCACACAGTGCTCTCCTTTCTGCCCAGTGCAGTGAGGGTAGTAGTTTGTCATGGgaactgcagctgctctgctgatCTTTGTGGAGttcaggtttgtttttcacttctggGGTCTGGTTTTGCAGCTGTTGTGAAGACAAAGAACTGCAACCTGAAGGTGAGATTTGTTCTCCCAAGGATTTCAGAGCAAGGTGTGCCATTTTACAAACAGATGTTGTACCTGTATTATCTTCAGAAAACATGTGGCACACAACTTCTCCTTGGGACATGATGTTCAGGCTGCTTTCCTGTTGTTCCCTGttgctgttttcctgttgttcctGTATCAGTCCAATGACTCAAGAGCAGCAACACAGCTTCTACAGGCAGCATCAAATCCATGCATGCTGCACTGCGTGCATTTCCTCATGTCATCAAAGGGAACAATTAACACAGAAGCCATAAAAACCACAATCCATTTTCTCATCAGTACAGAGGCAGGGGGTGCACCGCTTTTTCTTCTGGCACAGAATTCTGACGGAagctcttctctgctgctgaaacatTGCTTTCAGCTCATTCACTCCCAGGTATCTCGTGGCTGTGGTCTGTTGGACATCTGCTGTATTCTTGGGAAGAAAAGGCTGCCTGGCAGCCTAGCAGGCACAGGGCTGCAATGGAGGTGGAACGATATCTTACAGTTTAAGAGCATTCAAGGTTATATGCTGAGATGGTGGGCCCTGCACCAAACATTCCCACTGTGCATGTCCCACATCTGCTTTGGTCCCAGTCTCTGCATTTAGGCAGAGGATCTCCACCAGAGGGCCGTTGTTGCCTCTGCAGCACCAATCTGATGGGCCTTGGGGGGCAAGGGAGatccagagccttttcttcttaaCATACTCCGAAGCAGCTGATTAGAAAGACACAGCCCCCTCAGTCGTTTGGGAGGAGAGGCCGAGTAATCGTATTAAAAATAAGCCCTTAGTGCTCAGAAATCCCCTCTGTGTCTTCCCAAAGCCCCACAGCTGGAGAGTAGGTGTAATCTTTGAGATTACGGGCGAAGGTTGCTGTACCCAGGAGATTTATTGTACAATTGATTTCATTTAGGTCACGGAACAAAGATTGTCACGTGAAAAGATATCAGGAAAACTTAACCATAGCCTGAGCTTTCAGGGCTGGGTGGGAGTCCTGAGTCTtggtccccagcacagctgctgtccATGTTTTCTCCCCCCTTGGCCATGAGTCAGCCCTTCACACAGCTCTGTTTCCTGATTGCTGAATGGGTTGCTGTTGGGCCAGTAGCTCCTGACTGATAGGAGCAAGAGAcccttgtttgttttgctgttttctcctctcacTTGTTGTTACACCCTGCTTTCCTCTGATCTTTTCCTTGTTCCTGAAGGACTTGAATCATCTTAAGTGGCTGATACGGTGTCCCTTATTAAGTTATCTTTGCTTAATAGTTTTGGACTTAAGAAGAGCAATGCTCTTTCTGTTAAGACTTAGACAAGGAGAAGTAGGCAGAACCGGTGTCTATTTTGCCTTGAAAATACAGTTGACCTTAAAAGCAACAGAGGTCCTCTACGTTTTCCCAAGTTTCATGGTTACCAAAAGAAACGTCTATAACACAGTGGAAAACGCAGTtacagcagaacagcaagatcccaggctgcagcaagtgaggatttactcaaatgcaacagcgttgggcacagaaataaaggaaagaagctgcttaccttcagaaagcCTCAGGTAAGCAAGGATCTTCAGAGAGATACCTCATCTCcgctgccagcccttaaatgagggctgggaaggggtggatcctggctccagcccttctgatTACTCAGGTACATTacttgcacctgagctcccctgggctggccctgccttcccaccaggtgctccatcactgcttcaggccatgactttgcatttctgctccAAAGTCTCAGACAGAAGCATCAGAGAACTCAAAGCGCATGATGCCCTAAGACAGTTGGGTGTGAAACTCTGTAAGGCTCATGTTGGAGTGTTATAAAGCAGATGTTCTTCAGTGTCAGCACTGGATGCACGAGAGTAATCCTGCTGTTATGCACCGCTTACACAAAAGATCTTCAGTTTATATACATTACTTGTGTTACATATGCAGAAGTATCCCAGAAGTGTGTTACGTATTCAGTGACCAGTTCTAAGCAGGACCTCCTGTTTCCTTGGTGCAGAGACAAGGCAGAACTTCCTTATCTCCTTGGTTCAGACACGGCTCTTTCTGTTATCTAGATAAGAA comes from Meleagris gallopavo isolate NT-WF06-2002-E0010 breed Aviagen turkey brand Nicholas breeding stock chromosome 16, Turkey_5.1, whole genome shotgun sequence and encodes:
- the LOC104913359 gene encoding LOW QUALITY PROTEIN: zinc finger protein 501-like (The sequence of the model RefSeq protein was modified relative to this genomic sequence to represent the inferred CDS: substituted 1 base at 1 genomic stop codon), producing the protein MISHADPKAERWFSRLRACEGRAGLRGSCPAEDGIESKKEETPHWGIPGPAKPALPKEKSSQSPEQDSVHLRRSERAQKPPLGKRQSRVMVRGKNFRRLPDIIQQRNPAAARLTICGDCGKSFRVSSNLIQHRRIHTGEKPFTCTDCGESFRQRSHLIQHQRTHTGERPYACAECGKSFSMSSKLIRHQVTHTGEKPYKCTECGKCFSGNSQLVQHQRVHTGEKPYECGDCGKSFSVSSALTRHQRVHTGEKPYKCVECGKSFSQSSELMKHQRVHSGEKPYECSECGKSFTVSSALIQHRRFHLGERPYGCTECGKSFTVSSHLIQHRRFHTGERPFECAECGKSFLXRSALLRHHRVHTGERPYACSDCGDSFRQSAHLIQHRRIHSGERPYGCADCGKGFTVSSALLRHQQIHRGGEP